Part of the Nitrosophilus alvini genome, ATAATAAGGACTTATAGTGTTGTTGAAATCGACACATTTAGGAAGTGGACCGTCAAAGGTGAATTGCTGACCGGCAATATTGAAAATATATGATGTCTGGTATGAAAAACTGAAAGGCTGATCAGTATTTACCGTTGTATTGAAATCTATATAGGCTGTATCGTTTGGATTGAAAGTACCGCCGTTGACACTATTGGCTCCGGTTCCGATTCTTATTGTAAGAGTTTTGCCAGTGGTGTTGTAATCAACAAGATCGTCGCCTATGGTATCTGTCTGCAGTATAGGAGAGGTTTCTCCAATATTTTGTACTAAAGTCGTATTTTCGTTGTAAGATGTGATATTTTGATCGAATATTTTCATAATTTTAACATCTTCGGCTATTTCGTTGTCATCGTTTCTTATAGTGAGTCTGGCATGGATAGTATCGCCGACGCTTATGGTGCTTTCGGAAGTTATTTCGTTTCCATTGGAGTCATAGAGTGTTTCAAGATAACATATTTTTGGCTGATACAGTTCAGTAGAAAATGTCAAAACATTTGGATAAAAAGCATCCCCTTCTGAAATAATTTTTACTACCGTACTTTGTTGACCATTTGTCATAAAACTGCTGGTATCGAATATATCAATATCTATACCGTTGTTGTTTTGCAATGAAGGGTCATGTGTAAAACCTGAAATGGTCGAATTAAATACATTATCATAAGGAGAATCATCATTAGAAACATAGTTCCCGTCTACGGTGACATAATCCGGTTTGTAAAGATTTTCACCTTCGCCGGCAAATGTAATAAGTTTTGAATCGATGGGACCTGAAGTGGGCGTATAGAATCCTGATATATTGATCGTTTCAGTTTCGTTATGAGTTACTTTAAAACCGTCAAAAACAGAGATGTTCCTGAATTTTTCACCGTTATATGTATAAATTACAAATAGTGCCCAGGCACCGTAATTCCCATATCCCCTCATACCTTCCATACTTTGAATGTTTGCGGCTGTATAGACTCCGTTTGGATTTGTTGTATTGAGCTCGTTTGTAACATCTGCAAAAGCGGAGTATATTGTTCCGTATGCACTAGAGTAATAGGAAAAATCCAGATGATCAGCAACTATCTCTTTATAACCGGAAGTTTGAATATTAGGAATAGAGAAAAGTATCTTGTTTGCATCCAGAGTTTGAGTGGAAAGGTCGATATTATCGCTGGTTACAACAATGGTATCTCCGTCTCTGTATCTACAATAGTCGTTGGTATAGGTGTTGCAACTATGTAAAAATCCTTGCCAATAAAGTCCTGCCCAAACTATTTCAGAGCCTGCAGGAATGTTCAAAGTAGCGCTTGTTGAATTGAAGGTGGTAGCATTATTATCTATATCGAGATATTTTGTAAAATAGTTATTGGCTGTGGCATCCGGGTTTGTTGTACATTCGGCATCAAAACTGTTAGAGCTTACAGTAACACATTGAACAGTGTTTCCTATGGGAGTGATATTTCCGACAATATTTCTTGTATCGACTGGATTTCTAAGTTCAAAGTCTCTTTCTCCGTTATTGTAATCTGTCCCATCGTCATCAAGAATTGTTCCTGTTGCCTGGGAGTCAGCTATAACGCCTTCACCTGTTACATTTGAGAGGTTTATATAGAACAGTTCATCGTTTTCAATAACTGTATCTCCGTTTATTGTGATATCTATTGTGCGGCTAGTGTTTGTGTTGTCAAAAGTCAAAGTGCCGGATTTTGCTACATAATCGTTATCTGCAACTGTAGCTGTTCCGTCTTGTGTGCTATAGTCGACTGTGACTGTTCCTGTAGGAGCCGGGTCTATTGTAACATTGAAAGAGATAGTTGTCTGTCCACTATCTCCTTCTGGCTGTGCAGCATCATAAATAGTAATTGAGGGTTCTGGTGTTTTTATTGATATATTATCAATATATGCAACTTCTGAATTAGCTGTAGAATCGACCCTGAGTTCAAGTTTCAGTTCGGCATTTGCATCGGTGTACAAAGAGACAGTTATATGATATGTGCCGTCGGTATAGCTATAAGTTCCTACAAGAGTGTTATTTGCATAAATATAAAAAAAATCCTGAAATATCCACCCGTTTTCCCAGCCCCCTTCTGTTCTTATATCCAAATCAAGTATAACTTGAGTGTTTTTATAAGCAGATGAAAAACTGTAGGTTTTTGTAGCTGTACTGTCTCTTTCTATCAGCATCTCTTCATTTACGACAGATACGCCTGTACCGGACCAGCCGTTTAGTCCTGATGAAAAGTCGTCAAATGCCAGTTGAGCGGCAAAGGAATAGATACCGGATACAAGTAGAGTAAGTATAATTTTAAGTAAAGTATATCTCATATTTTTGTTCCTTCAAGAACTATAAAAAAGAGTGGGAAAGCAAATATCAGAGAATACTGAAGATTTGCAACCCAACCACCCACCTTAATTGTTGACATATGCTGTATATCTAAAGTATAAAACTATTTTCTTTTAATAATCCTTAATATCTATTTCTGTGTCTTCTCAAAGGCTTTTTGAACCGCTTTTATGAAAGCATTTCTTGCCCCCTCTTCTTCAAGTACGGCATATCCTGCGGCGGTTGTTCCGCCAGGACTCATTACTTCATCTTTTATCATAGAAGGGACTCTGTTTTTCAAAAGCGGTACGAATCCCTCAAAAAGACCTTCGACCAGTTTTTTTGCATCTTCTCTTTTTAATCCCTCTTTTACGCCGCCGTCTGCGAGAGCTTCAGCTATTACGGCCAAAAATGCAGGACCGCTGCCCGCTATAGCTGTAGCTATATCAAGCTCCTTTTCGGAAGAGACCCATAAAACATCGCCAATTTTATCAAATATTTTAATTGCATCCAGTTTTGTACTGTCGTCGCCCGTTAGTGTTGTCATAGACTTTTTGAAAACTGCCGAAAGGTTGGGCATGGCTCTGACATATTTTTTTGCTTTTATCTCTTTTTTCAATTTTTCGATTTTAGTTCCCGCCAGTACCGATATGAGAGTATTGGCTTCACTTTTGAAATAGTCCGAGACATCTTCTATGGCATGTGGCTTTACGCATAGAATGACTGTTTTGTCTGAAGAGTCGAATTCTTCGTAGGTTTTAACGCAAATATCCATCTTTTTGAGATTTTCCAGTTTTTCGCTATCTCTTCCTATCACTTCCAGTTCAAAATCATCTTTTAATCCGTCTATCAGGGCGAATGCCATTTTTCCTGTACCTATGATTGTTATCCGATTCATATTCTGCCTTTACTGGTAATTATGAGCCACATACTTCTTGATTAATATTATAAAACAAATATTACCATATTTACGGTAAAATATCTGAAACAAAATCAAATCAAAGAGGGCATATGAAAAAAAGTTTTGCTGCATTATTGACGGCTTTGGTATTTATAACCGGTTGTTCTACCAAGAAAGAGGTAGAATACAACAAACCGGCCATTTACTGGTATCAAAAAATTATAAAAAAAATAAGTGTCGGAGATCTTGACAAGGCTGACGAGTATTTTACGTCACTTCAGAGTGAACATATAGGTTCCCCTTTTTTAGCCGAAGCTATGCTTATGCTGGCCAAAGCGCATATGGAAAATGAAGAATATCTTCTTGCACAGTTTTATCTGGATGAGTATATAAAAAGATATGCAACATACAGAAAAAGAGAGTTTGCAGAGTATCTAAAAATAAAAGCAAGTTTTTTGGGATTTAAAAATCTCTATCGTGACCAGAAACTTTTAATGGATACTATAAAAGATGCAAACGGATATCTTGAAAAATATCCCGATTCCGAGTTTGTTCCATTAGTTCAGACAATACTTACAAAACTCTATATGGCAGAGTTTATACTGAATAAGGAGATTGTATCTCTTTATAAAAGAAGAGGAAAGCCTGAAGCGGCAAAAATATATGAAGAGAGACTGAAGTCTTCGTGGATAAACGATAATGAGATATTGAGACCAGAGAGTGCATGGTATGAGAAGATGCTTGATTGGTAGCAAGATGGTAAATACAAAAGGAGTTTTATGAAACTGAGCGATTATAATGCTTTTCCAGCAACAATACCGATAATTGTGGAAGATGAGATTTTTCTATATCCGTTTATGATATCCCCGATTTTTTTAAGTGATGACAAAAATATAAATGCGGCGGCAAAAGCTCTGGACGAGAACTCTTTGGTGATGGTTTGTCCGGCCAAAGAAGGAAAAGAAGGCGGAAGGGATTTTGATTCTATCTATCCTGCCGGTGTTATAGGTTCAATTATGAGAAAAGTCTCTTTGCCGGATGGAAGAATCAAAATACTTTTCCAGGGATTGGCGCGTGGAAAAATAATTCAAAAAATAGGTGAAAATCCTTTAACTGCGCTTGTTGATGTGATTACATCAAAGCCGTATAATGAAATAAAACTGGAAGCTTTACTAGAAGTATTGAGAGAAAAAGTAAGAACACTGGCAAATGTAAGTAGCTATTTTCCTCCCGATCTTTTAAAAACAATAGAAGAAAATCACGAACCGAATAGAATAGCCGATCTTATCAGCAGTTCTATAAAACTTAAAAAGAGCGATGCATACGAACTTTTTACAGAAGAGGACGTTGAACAGCGCTTTATGATGCTTATAGACTATATAACAGAAGAGATTGAGGCAAGTAAGCTTCAGCGTGAGATAAAGACCAAAGTACACAGCAGAATAGAGAAGATCAATAAAGAGTATTTTCTCAAAGAGCAGTTAAAACAGATACAAAAAGAGTTAGGCGTCGATACTCAGCGGGAAGAGGAGATAGAAGAGTACAGAAGAAAGTTAGAATCAAAAAAACGTTACATGAGCGAAGAGGCTTACAAAGAGATAAAAAAACAGATAGACAGATATGCAAGAATGCATCCGGAAAGTGCCGATGCAAACGTTTTGCAAAACTACCTTGAGTGGGTGCTTGAGATTCCTTTCGGAAAATACTCAAAGAAAAAACTTGATATAAATGCTGTCAAAAAAGAGCTGGACAAAGACCATTACTCTTTGGAAAAGCCTAAAGAAAGAATTGTAGAGTATTTCGCCGTAAAAGAGCTTTTGGAGCTCAGAGGACTCAAAAAAAGCGAAGGAAAAGGGGCTATACTCTGTTTTGCAGGGCCTCCGGGTGTGGGTAAAACCTCTTTGGCTAACTCAATTGCGAAGGCTTTAAAAAGACCGCTTGTAAGGATAGCTCTTGGAGGACTTGAGGATGTAAGTGAACTCAGAGGCCATAGAAGAACATATATAGGCGCAATGCCGGGGCGTATAGTACAGGGTATTATCGATGCCAAAGAGATGGATCCGGTTATGGTTCTTGACGAAATAGACAAAGTGGGAAGAAGTTTCAGAGGAGACCCTACTTCTGTTCTTCTGGAGATTTTAGATCCTGAACAAAATACGCACTTTAGGGACTATTATCTCAATTTCAGTATAGATTTGAGCAATATTATATTTATAGCGACGGCAAATGATATAAGCACTATTCCGGCACCGCTTAGAGATAGAATGGAGTTTATTTTCGTTAGCAGTTATACTCCTCAGGAAAAGTTTGAAATAGCTAAAAGATATCTGATTCCACAGGAGTTGAAAAAACACGGGCTCAAAAGAAGTGAACTCTCCATATCAGATGCAGCCTTACAGGTTATTATAGAAAAATATACAAGAGAAGCAGGGGTTAGAAATCTTAGAAGAAGGATAGCAGATATCGCAAGAAAAGCTGCAAAAGAGCTGCTTGAAAATCCGGAAATCAAAAAGATATCCGTTACACTCAAAAATCTGGATAAATATCTGGAAAAACCTGTATTTGAGATTGAAACTGCCGATAAAGTTCCTCAAGTGGGGGTGGTAAACGGACTTGCTTGGACGGCTGTGGGTGGAGATGTTCTGAAAATAGAGGCAATAAAGATAAAAGGCAAAGGAATGCTTCAGCTAACCGGTAGCCTTGGAGAGGTCATGAAAGAGTCTGCAAGGATAGCTTTGAGTGTAGTTAAAGTTATGATTGATCAGAGAAAATTGCCTATAGATGAGAGTGTCATACCCAAAACTTCAAAAGAGCGAGATGAGGGTATCAAAGTAGATCCTAGCGAAGTTTATAGAAGATACGATCTTCATCTGCATATTCCTGAAGGAGCGACACCGAAAGACGGGCCAAGCGCCGGTATAACAATGGCTACAGCAATATCTTCAATTCTTTCAGAAAGAAAGGTAAGGTCAGATATAGCTATGACGGGAGAATTGACACTCACAGGAAGGGTATTGCCTATAGGAGGACTTAAAGAAAAGCTTATCGCAGCATATAAGGCAAAGATCAAAAAAGTTTTAATTCCCAAAAAAAATTATGACAGAGACTTAGATGATATACCCAAAGAGGTTGTTGATGCGCTGGAGATCATACCTGTAACAAGAGTAGAAGAGGTACTTAAAGAGAGCCTACTTTAGAAGGCTCTCTTTATATAAAATGATATCAGGTTGCGGTATATTGATTTATTTTCTCTTTAAGAATCTGTTCCCTGATAGGTTTGTTTATAAAGTCGTTTGCTCCACTGTCAAGTGCTTCGACTCTTTTTGTCTCATCGGTGCTGAGAACTATAACTGGTATCTGTTTTAAATTTGTGTCGCTTCTTAATATTTTTAACATTTCTATTCCGTTCATTACCGGCATTATAATATCAAGCAGTATTATATCTATATCATTGTGCTCCTTGAGTACATTTAAAGCTTCTGCTCCATTTTTTGCTTCATAAACCTCTTCTATATTGTCAGATTTCATCAACATGGATTTTAATAGTTTTAGATTAATAAAATCGTCGTCAACTGCCAATACTTTTATTTTTTTCATTTTACCCTCTCATTTAATAATTTTTAAACTCATAATGTTCAGATATATTTTTCTACAACAAGCCTCAGAAGATCTTTATTTACAACATTTTTTATCACGTCGCTAAATATAGACTTCTCTTCCTCTGTTGCCGTAGCTGAGGGATCAATAAAAAGAATAATCGGTGTTTTCATGTTTGATGCCTCTATTGTATTTTTGATTTCCTGTAGATCAAATCCGTCAAGCTCCCTGTCGACCAAAATCAGTCTGTATCCACCTTCTTTTATTTTTTCAAGGAGTTCATTGAAGCTACCAGCTATATCGGAACTAAAATCAAGTTCGTCTATAAGTTTTTCAAATAGTTTTGATTCTACAGGAGTTTTTTTCGCAATAAGTATATCTTTTTTTATATTCTCATCAACTGTTTTTATCTCCTGAGTCTCTTTCTCGCTTGTTTTTTGAATCTCTTTGTCTTCTTGTGTCGATTCTTTTAGCCGTTTTGTCAGCGGATGCTCAATCTCTTCTTCAACTATTTTATCAGAAAGGAATCTCTCCAATATTGCGGCAATCTCATCTCTGACAAGAGGTTTTGTGGCATATTCATCAAAACCTTCGCTTAGATATTTTTCCCTGTCTCCTTTCAGTGCATGAGCGGTTAAAGCGGCTATCGGAACATGAGGAACCTTATAATCCTCTTCATAGTCCAGAATTTCATGAAGAGCTTCTACACCGTCCATTATAGGCATCTGAATATCCATAAATATAATATCGTAGTCGCCGTTTTTTCTCTTTTCAAAAGCTTCCAGACCGTTATTGGCTAGATCAACTTCCAATCCCATATCTTCCAGTGTTTTTTGTATGAGCTTCTGATTTATCATATTGTCTTCTGCTACAAGAGCTTTGGCTTTGAATTTAATTTTTGAAAAATCGAACTCTTTAACCGTTTTTCTTGAAGTTTTACTCTTCTGCTCATAATCGAGGAGCAACTGTTTCGTTTTAGTTACGTTAACGGGTTCGTAAATCAGTTTTATTAAATTTTTAGCGAATCCCTCTGTTGTTTTCTGATGACTGATTTTGGCTATCAATGAGGTGGGAATATTTCTGATGAAAAAGTCTTTCAGCCTGTTTTCATCCGTGTAGTCAAAATCCAGAAGAACAAAATTGTATCTTTTGTGCTCTTTTAGCAGTTCGTCCAGATCGTTAAAAATATTGAATTTGGCGCCGTAGAAATCGAGATATTCGCGGATATACCTGTTTTGGTCTTTTTCCATTCCAGGAATTTCCAGGAAAGCTACTTTTAGACCTTTGAATTTTCCCTCGAGTGTTTCGTCAAGGCTTGGAATCTCTTCTAATTCAAGAGTAAAGAAAAATTTTGAACCTTTTCCGATTTCGCTTTCAAGATCGAGTTTCCCGCCCATAAGTTTGACAAATTCGCTGGATATTGTAAGTCCTAGTCCGGTTCCTCCATATTTTCTTGTTACCGAAATATCGGCTTGGGAAAAAGCTTCAAAAATCTGGGCTTTTTTCTCCGCGGGTATTCCTATACCGGTATCTTTTACAACAAAATCTATTTTTGCTTTTCCGTTTTCTGAAGCATTTTTTCGTATTTCTACTGAAACGGAGCCGCCGTTATCGGTAAATTTGATAGCGTTACTGATAAGGTTTATAAGTACCTCTTTAATTTTTGTAGGATCGCCTTTTAGTAGATTGCTGAGTCTTGGATCTACAAAAAGGCCTAAATTTATATCTTTTTCTGCCGCTCTAGGTGCGTAAACTTCGACGGCACTTTCAAACTCTTCGATAGGATTAAATACGATATTTTCGATTTCGATTTTGTTACTTTCGATTTTTGAAAGGTCAAGAATACTATTTATAATCTGAAGAAGATTTTCAGAGCTTTTTTCTATTATATTTACAAACTCTTTTTGCTCTTCATTTAGTTCCGTACTTTTGAGTAGCTCTGTAAATCCGACAATGCCGTTCAATGGTGTTCTAATTTCATGAGACATGTTGGCAAGGAACATACTCTTTGCTTTACTTGCCTCTTCGGCTGTCTCTTTTGCGCTTTCGGCTTTGATAAGGGCAGTTTCCAGAAGTTCATATGCTGTAGCGATACCTTCTGTTGTATCAAGATTGATATCTGCTGCCACATTTCCTTTTTCATCACGAATCGTTTTGGACTCTGCAACCTTTTTAATGACAGCTTCGAGTCTTTTAATGTTGCCTGTAATGTCTCTGGCAAGAAAGTAGCCCCCTATCATCAACAGTACTGAAAGAGAAAAGAGAACAGCAGAAGCGATCAAAACATATGTCTGTATTTGAGAAACCTGTTCGACTCTGCTTATTATCGCGTTACTTACAACTTTTTCAGCATTTCTTATTACATCGATTTTTTCAGTCTGGAGGTTGAACCAAAGTGTTGGGTCAACAGGGTATAAACCGTCATTTACGGATCTTTGAATACTTACTCTGGTCTGAAGTACTTCGTTTATAATATCTTTGGCGTCTTCGCTACCAAATATATCGTTAAGAGCTTTTTTTACATCAGACGAAGAGAGATTATTATAGGATAGATTATCTGCTTTCCCTATAAGAGAGTTCCATAAAATAAGCTCTTTGTCAGATGCTGGCGTATATCTGGCAAGTATGAATGAGACGAAGCCTCTTTCGATACCGGTATACTCTTTTGCGGTAACAAACTGCACATATACGGAAGATATCGCCGTAATCTCTGGATTGATTGAGTAATATACAAGATTTGACAGGTTGTTAAGGATTGGAGTATTTATCATATCCGTATAGAAACCGAAAAATACATTTTCAAAGCCGATTTTAAGTGTGTCGACTTTTTTTCTGATAAAGTTAAGCTCTTTTAGATTTGTTAAAACAGTTTTGACTCTTAGCGTTAATTCGGGATTTTTTTTCAGATAGTTTTTAAGGTCTTGAATAGCCTTGTCAACTATGCTTCTCTGTTTTTTTAGTGAGTCTTTTATCATTTGACCCCGGCTTCCGATATAGATAGATGTCATCCCCCTCTCTTTAGCGACCTGTGTCATTAAATTGCTTAGTACTCTGTTGAATTCTATCTCTTTCTTCAAAGTCTGCGTTTTTTGATAAGTCTGATATGAGTCGTACAGGAAGTAGCCTGACAACGAGAAAAGAAGCAGCAGCGGCAGAAGACTTATTAGCTGCATTTTTCTTATTAGACTGAGTTGCATATCTATCCTTTTAGTTTAGATTTATATTATATTTCTGAGCAATCGTGGAGCATTCGCGTGCACCGCTTTGTAAACCTTCTTTTAGAAGTTTCTTTATCTTTTTGATGTTTGCATTTCCTTTTTCGAGATAGATCTGGGCAAGATAGCAGTTAGCTCTTGCATTACCTATTTTTTTTGCCTCAAGAAAAAACTTTTCTGCTTTATCAAGATCTTTTTGAGTACCCATACCGTTAAGATAGAAAAGTCCTAAAAAATATTTTGCCTGAACTGATCCTTCTTCTACAGCCAATTCAAAAAACTCTTTTGCTTCTTTATAATTTTGGCTTTTATATGCCCTGATTGCGTTGCTGAAGTTTGAAGCGTATAGAGCTATTGCTGCGAAAGCGAGAGAAAAAAATATCTTCTTCAATGTCAATCCTTTGTTATCTGTTTAAATTTCAATAGTTTTACTCAGGTTTTCTAACATTTCAAAAAATTTATCGGCTGCGTCTGCTTTATTTTCGCTCTCATTGTTGTCACACAGCTTACTAAGCTGTGCACTGAACTCTTCGAGTCGTAAATTGTCTGTAATTCCTTTGAGTTTTTTTGCCGTTTTTTGCAACTCTTCTTTTTTTTGATCGGAAATGAGGCTGTATATTGTCTCTTTTTGTTTTTTTGCTTCTTTTATGAAATCTTTTATCAGTTCGTGAATAAGCGTTTTTGGAAGACCTATTTCATTGGCTATTTTTTCCGTATCGTACTCTGTCTGCTCTTTTGGCTCCGTTTCTTTTATGATGTCGAAAGGATATATCTCTTCTTCATTTTGATTTGTATGGTCGCTGATATCTTTTTCAAAAACAGTATCGTTTTCCACAGGTAAAGAGATAGTTGTATCTACATCTTCTTCAATGTGCAGTTGCTCTTTCAGCTCTTTTATAAAATCGTAAAATTCCGAAAGTTTTTCTTCCAGAGTTTTTTTATCATTTGAACTATTGATAACAGAAAGTATTTCGACGGCTTTTTCGATACGCAGATTTGCTGCTGCACCTTTCAGTTTGTGTGAATAGTTTCGTATCTCTTCAATATTTTCGCTTGAAAGCAGTTCTTCGAATTTGGGCTTATACTCTATCGCCTGGTTAATAAACTCTTTGACAAATTCTGTTATAAGTTCCGGTGTTAGCCCTAGCTCTTTAGCAGCATCTTCCGGATCGAAAATAGGGGATTCGGATATTTTTGTAGTAGCCGGTTCCTCTTTTTCTTCAAAAAACAGGGGAGCCTCCTCCTCTATAGAAGAAGGAGTGTCAAAATCTAGATTGATATCCAGTTTTTCATTTTCAAAAGTTTCCGCTTGTTCTGTTTTAAATATTTCGGGAGTATCCGTGTTGTCCTGAGATATCAAAACTTCATCTGTTTGAGGTTGCATATCGGTCTGGAAAGCCGATATCTCAGGATTTTCTTCTATGTTTTGATCCGGTAATCGAAAATTATCTTCTTCTTGATCCTGATACTCTGTTGGAAGAATAAGATCAGGCTGTGGCGTATCATGATTTTGTGAAAGAGAGGATTCGTTACTTACGCCTTTTATGTTTTCGAGTCTTACTGAGTAAAATGTTTCACCGTTATCCATATAAAGCATGTCTACAGTGATTTTGCATTCAAATTCATGATTATTTTTCGTGTGAATTATTGCTCTTGGAGTCTGAATATTGCTGTGTAGTACAAAATTGAGCCAGGAGAAATTTTCAAAATTGTAAACATATCCGGGTCTAACTTCAAAAAGTTCGGCTATATCTTTTATATCTTCTTTCAGTTCATCTAGGGAGGAGTATCCCAATAGTTGTAGACTGTAGTCTGAAATTCCTACAAGCTCTCTGTTCTTCGTATATAAAATCAATTTTTGTCCTTTTAACTATTCTCTCTTCTCTTTTTCCAAAAGTGAGCGGTAAAGTTTTTCAGCCTCTTCTATATCTTTTCTGTTGGCAGGTTTTCGTGCCGCTATATATCCAACTTTTTGACCCTCTTTTATAATAGGTTTTATATGGGTTTCGACCCAGTAAT contains:
- a CDS encoding Hpt domain-containing protein, with the translated sequence MILYTKNRELVGISDYSLQLLGYSSLDELKEDIKDIAELFEVRPGYVYNFENFSWLNFVLHSNIQTPRAIIHTKNNHEFECKITVDMLYMDNGETFYSVRLENIKGVSNESSLSQNHDTPQPDLILPTEYQDQEEDNFRLPDQNIEENPEISAFQTDMQPQTDEVLISQDNTDTPEIFKTEQAETFENEKLDINLDFDTPSSIEEEAPLFFEEKEEPATTKISESPIFDPEDAAKELGLTPELITEFVKEFINQAIEYKPKFEELLSSENIEEIRNYSHKLKGAAANLRIEKAVEILSVINSSNDKKTLEEKLSEFYDFIKELKEQLHIEEDVDTTISLPVENDTVFEKDISDHTNQNEEEIYPFDIIKETEPKEQTEYDTEKIANEIGLPKTLIHELIKDFIKEAKKQKETIYSLISDQKKEELQKTAKKLKGITDNLRLEEFSAQLSKLCDNNESENKADAADKFFEMLENLSKTIEI
- a CDS encoding nitrate- and nitrite sensing domain-containing protein, translating into MQLSLIRKMQLISLLPLLLLFSLSGYFLYDSYQTYQKTQTLKKEIEFNRVLSNLMTQVAKERGMTSIYIGSRGQMIKDSLKKQRSIVDKAIQDLKNYLKKNPELTLRVKTVLTNLKELNFIRKKVDTLKIGFENVFFGFYTDMINTPILNNLSNLVYYSINPEITAISSVYVQFVTAKEYTGIERGFVSFILARYTPASDKELILWNSLIGKADNLSYNNLSSSDVKKALNDIFGSEDAKDIINEVLQTRVSIQRSVNDGLYPVDPTLWFNLQTEKIDVIRNAEKVVSNAIISRVEQVSQIQTYVLIASAVLFSLSVLLMIGGYFLARDITGNIKRLEAVIKKVAESKTIRDEKGNVAADINLDTTEGIATAYELLETALIKAESAKETAEEASKAKSMFLANMSHEIRTPLNGIVGFTELLKSTELNEEQKEFVNIIEKSSENLLQIINSILDLSKIESNKIEIENIVFNPIEEFESAVEVYAPRAAEKDINLGLFVDPRLSNLLKGDPTKIKEVLINLISNAIKFTDNGGSVSVEIRKNASENGKAKIDFVVKDTGIGIPAEKKAQIFEAFSQADISVTRKYGGTGLGLTISSEFVKLMGGKLDLESEIGKGSKFFFTLELEEIPSLDETLEGKFKGLKVAFLEIPGMEKDQNRYIREYLDFYGAKFNIFNDLDELLKEHKRYNFVLLDFDYTDENRLKDFFIRNIPTSLIAKISHQKTTEGFAKNLIKLIYEPVNVTKTKQLLLDYEQKSKTSRKTVKEFDFSKIKFKAKALVAEDNMINQKLIQKTLEDMGLEVDLANNGLEAFEKRKNGDYDIIFMDIQMPIMDGVEALHEILDYEEDYKVPHVPIAALTAHALKGDREKYLSEGFDEYATKPLVRDEIAAILERFLSDKIVEEEIEHPLTKRLKESTQEDKEIQKTSEKETQEIKTVDENIKKDILIAKKTPVESKLFEKLIDELDFSSDIAGSFNELLEKIKEGGYRLILVDRELDGFDLQEIKNTIEASNMKTPIILFIDPSATATEEEKSIFSDVIKNVVNKDLLRLVVEKYI
- a CDS encoding tetratricopeptide repeat protein produces the protein MKKIFFSLAFAAIALYASNFSNAIRAYKSQNYKEAKEFFELAVEEGSVQAKYFLGLFYLNGMGTQKDLDKAEKFFLEAKKIGNARANCYLAQIYLEKGNANIKKIKKLLKEGLQSGARECSTIAQKYNINLN